In Arthrobacter sp. CDRTa11, one DNA window encodes the following:
- a CDS encoding phosphotransferase has protein sequence MAVSTDSEFFDAVASESGLLAEQSQLADSTVLELLEQSYGLKGTLVRIPTEKDDTFRLWDGEETFLVKVSPPDEDPVIVHFQTACMEHLETTAPELPVQRLVRSLGGDPQVLIPAPEGPFDRVLRVMRFMPGNLLASHDASAGQLQLVGSSLARVGLALQDFDHARADRLLLWDLKHFHRMRPLLDYVDEPHKRSLAEDIFDRFDENVVPLLGSLTSQIVHGDFSPFNVLIDPDRPEYVTGIIDFGDVVRTPVIFDISVTMANLLGTDPASPWKHALHVMDGYLSIRPLPEAELEALIISAQARLLLRALITQWRASQLPQRRDYLLSHSKPDWDRLAATAATPAPQTAHPTLNHVGP, from the coding sequence ATGGCTGTCAGTACCGACTCCGAGTTTTTCGACGCCGTCGCGTCCGAGAGTGGGCTCTTGGCCGAGCAGTCCCAGCTCGCCGATTCGACTGTATTGGAGCTCCTCGAACAGTCCTATGGCCTGAAGGGGACCCTGGTCCGGATTCCGACGGAGAAGGACGATACTTTCCGCCTCTGGGACGGTGAAGAAACTTTTCTGGTGAAGGTGTCGCCGCCGGATGAGGACCCGGTGATCGTCCACTTTCAAACAGCCTGCATGGAGCATCTGGAGACCACTGCCCCGGAACTTCCGGTCCAGCGCCTGGTCAGGAGCCTTGGCGGAGATCCGCAAGTCCTCATTCCGGCACCAGAGGGACCCTTTGACCGGGTGCTTCGGGTGATGCGCTTCATGCCCGGAAATCTGCTGGCCAGTCACGACGCTTCCGCCGGTCAGCTTCAGTTGGTGGGCTCAAGCCTGGCCCGCGTCGGCCTTGCTTTGCAGGACTTCGATCATGCCCGTGCGGACCGGCTGCTCCTGTGGGACCTGAAACACTTTCACCGGATGCGGCCGCTGCTTGACTACGTTGATGAGCCGCACAAACGCTCCCTGGCCGAAGACATTTTTGACCGGTTCGACGAGAACGTGGTTCCGCTTCTGGGTTCCCTGACCTCCCAGATTGTGCACGGGGATTTCAGCCCGTTCAATGTCCTGATCGACCCGGACAGGCCGGAATACGTCACCGGGATCATCGACTTCGGCGACGTCGTGCGCACCCCGGTGATCTTCGACATCAGCGTCACCATGGCCAACCTGCTCGGAACAGACCCGGCCAGCCCCTGGAAACACGCACTGCACGTCATGGACGGCTACCTGAGCATCCGCCCGCTGCCCGAGGCGGAGCTGGAAGCTCTGATCATCTCAGCCCAGGCCCGCCTGCTCCTGCGCGCACTGATCACGCAGTGGCGTGCGAGTCAATTGCCGCAAAGACGCGATTACCTCCTCTCCCACTCCAAACCGGACTGGGACCGCCTCGCCGCCACCGCAGCCACGCCGGCACCACAGACCGCACATCCCACCCTCAACCACGTCGGACCCTGA
- a CDS encoding ParM/StbA family protein has protein sequence MTISINLTGGIDVGNGYVKGLIRGAGASGTTKVDEIDLPSGVSTITRPNALPTPDDEAAAKLEGNFYNELDVSFVSPLVSNYHRRLFGLRALSAQGAFDEFDVVGRRSKAQQELSKVLVMGAFAAKALRDYVRQHGGLPPAIETLYVEARVALALPINEYISHRTSYAAEFTSGTHTVTVHNFETPVTVKLEFVDVQVIPEGASAQYAITAKGEPLMDAMLADVRRRGLSLVGITSADVLAAEHTIGIDVGEGTVNFPVFTAGEFNADASTTHNRGYGSVLNDALKAMEDQGFSHGFTSRKQLAEYLQAGASPLKRNFYDKVAQFVDEEMRFFAKEVTERFGRVLAIVGATTEVAYVFGGGAGPVKPHLYPALLAKATEMNSVDSFPTLYLDSSYSRNLNREGLYIAAQAVEERAGAAPATNGKRSARSANKKLVEAAV, from the coding sequence ATGACCATTTCGATCAATCTCACCGGTGGCATCGACGTTGGCAACGGCTATGTGAAGGGCCTCATCCGCGGCGCCGGTGCATCAGGTACAACCAAGGTGGACGAGATCGACTTGCCAAGCGGCGTGTCAACGATCACGCGCCCGAACGCTTTGCCGACCCCTGACGATGAAGCCGCCGCGAAGCTGGAAGGCAACTTCTACAATGAGCTGGACGTCAGCTTCGTCTCCCCGCTGGTCAGCAATTATCACCGCAGGCTCTTCGGCCTGCGTGCTCTGAGCGCCCAAGGTGCCTTTGATGAGTTCGACGTGGTTGGCCGTCGCAGCAAGGCCCAGCAGGAGCTGAGCAAGGTCCTGGTCATGGGTGCTTTCGCCGCCAAGGCCCTGCGTGACTACGTGCGTCAGCACGGTGGATTGCCGCCGGCTATCGAAACCCTGTATGTGGAGGCCCGGGTAGCACTTGCGCTGCCGATCAACGAGTACATCTCACACCGCACTAGCTATGCAGCTGAGTTCACGAGCGGTACGCATACGGTTACTGTTCATAACTTCGAGACTCCGGTCACCGTGAAGCTTGAATTCGTGGATGTACAGGTGATCCCCGAGGGTGCGTCGGCTCAGTATGCCATCACTGCCAAGGGTGAGCCGTTGATGGACGCTATGCTTGCCGATGTCCGTCGCAGGGGCCTGTCACTGGTGGGCATCACTTCTGCTGACGTGCTCGCCGCCGAGCACACTATCGGCATCGATGTCGGTGAAGGAACAGTCAATTTTCCTGTCTTCACCGCCGGAGAGTTCAACGCCGACGCCTCTACTACGCACAACCGAGGTTATGGTTCGGTTCTTAATGACGCGCTGAAGGCGATGGAGGACCAGGGCTTCTCGCATGGCTTCACTTCCCGCAAGCAGTTGGCCGAGTATTTGCAGGCCGGAGCGTCGCCGTTGAAGCGTAACTTCTATGACAAGGTCGCTCAGTTCGTTGATGAAGAGATGCGGTTCTTTGCCAAGGAAGTTACCGAGCGCTTCGGCCGCGTTCTGGCCATCGTCGGTGCGACCACAGAGGTCGCGTACGTCTTCGGCGGCGGGGCAGGTCCGGTGAAGCCACATCTGTATCCCGCGCTTCTTGCCAAGGCCACCGAGATGAACTCGGTGGACTCGTTCCCGACTCTTTACCTGGACTCCTCCTACTCACGAAACCTCAATCGTGAGGGTCTCTACATTGCCGCCCAGGCCGTGGAAGAACGAGCCGGCGCAGCACCGGCTACCAATGGTAAGCGCAGCGCCCGTTCGGCCAACAAGAAGCTCGTTGAGGCTGCCGTGTAG
- a CDS encoding GntR family transcriptional regulator, producing MRGSAAGKGLFTLEGRSTAQLIADQLREHIIQGIFRPGDQINESIIAVQLNTSRSPVREAVQRLCQEGILINRRNHGVFVLEISAQDSKEIYAVREAMETTAADTLLNSSPKHLKETCRALKTILRNMQKRVDATNRQSIAQLDMEFHTTIVAAAGNSRMTRIYETLAAESTMCILNLEISYPEAQTLIQEHQNILNLLETGNREELRQALKNHLQKAVHDLARSDSQIVASTP from the coding sequence ATGAGAGGATCCGCAGCAGGCAAAGGCCTGTTCACCTTGGAAGGAAGGTCCACCGCGCAACTGATTGCCGATCAGCTGCGCGAACACATCATCCAAGGCATTTTCCGCCCCGGAGACCAGATCAACGAATCCATCATCGCCGTCCAACTGAACACCTCCAGGAGCCCCGTCCGGGAAGCGGTGCAACGCCTGTGCCAGGAAGGCATTCTCATCAACCGGCGCAACCATGGCGTGTTCGTGCTGGAAATTTCTGCCCAGGACAGCAAGGAAATCTACGCTGTGCGTGAGGCCATGGAAACAACCGCCGCAGATACCCTGCTCAACAGCAGCCCCAAGCACCTCAAGGAGACCTGCCGGGCCCTGAAAACAATCCTCAGGAACATGCAAAAGCGGGTTGACGCAACCAATAGGCAATCCATCGCCCAACTGGACATGGAATTCCACACCACAATTGTGGCAGCCGCCGGCAACAGCAGAATGACCCGAATTTACGAAACCTTGGCCGCCGAATCAACAATGTGCATTCTTAACCTGGAGATCTCCTACCCGGAAGCACAGACCCTGATCCAGGAACACCAGAACATCCTCAACCTGCTCGAAACCGGCAACAGGGAAGAACTCCGGCAAGCCCTCAAAAACCACCTGCAAAAAGCCGTCCATGACCTCGCCAGAAGCGACAGCCAAATCGTAGCCAGCACTCCCTGA
- a CDS encoding aldehyde dehydrogenase family protein: MLPSINALDARPETTGSTGTTDARADVARLPGGAFLEGRWQTADLTLEVRDPEDGFLLGQVCSSTAADVRRAIAHIHRHLHREDWPLRARRQALEKAVLLLAEQAERFANIIASESSKTITEAEREVRRCGETLRLSAAAAGELAGETLGFEDSMAGAGKIGWYSRKPVGIVAAITPFNDPLNLVAHKLGPALIGGNGVLLKPSTRTPLTGLAFVQLLLEAGVPAGRIAAIVTGPGVSEAVVTDPGVDLISFTGGPATAERIAAAAGAKKILSELGGNNATIICADADAQAAAKAVVAGAFGVAGQNCLSVQRVYVHTSLFDQVLGLVTTGTRVLRTGPKLNRATDVGPLISEAEARRVEEWVNEATAAGATIHAGGTRRGAYYEPTVLTDVPSDARVIRDEVFGPVVSILPFIEVRDAVFAANNTEFGLQAGVFTQSIDLALAIAEKLHVGAVVINETSDVRIDSMPFGGFKKSGVGREGVSHAVREMTEPKNTIINLGEPQARWQVLGGLTERTA, from the coding sequence ATGCTTCCATCCATTAACGCTCTTGACGCGCGCCCGGAAACAACTGGATCCACCGGAACGACCGACGCGCGGGCGGACGTGGCGCGCCTCCCTGGCGGTGCCTTCTTAGAAGGTCGGTGGCAGACTGCCGATCTGACGTTGGAAGTGCGGGATCCTGAAGATGGCTTCCTGTTGGGGCAGGTGTGCAGTTCCACGGCGGCGGATGTCCGGCGGGCGATTGCCCACATCCACCGGCACCTGCACCGCGAGGACTGGCCGCTGCGTGCCCGCCGGCAGGCCCTGGAAAAGGCGGTGCTGCTTTTGGCGGAGCAGGCTGAGCGGTTCGCGAACATTATCGCGTCCGAGAGCAGCAAGACCATTACCGAGGCCGAGCGTGAGGTTCGTCGCTGCGGTGAGACCCTGCGGCTGTCGGCGGCGGCTGCCGGGGAGCTGGCGGGGGAGACCCTGGGGTTTGAGGACAGCATGGCCGGTGCGGGCAAGATTGGCTGGTACAGCCGGAAGCCGGTGGGGATCGTTGCGGCGATCACGCCGTTCAATGACCCGCTGAACCTGGTGGCGCACAAGCTGGGCCCGGCGCTGATCGGCGGCAACGGGGTGCTGCTCAAGCCCTCCACCCGGACGCCGCTGACCGGGCTGGCCTTTGTCCAGCTGCTGCTGGAAGCCGGTGTCCCGGCGGGCCGGATCGCGGCGATCGTGACCGGGCCCGGCGTGTCCGAGGCCGTGGTCACGGACCCCGGTGTTGACCTGATTTCCTTCACCGGCGGCCCCGCCACGGCCGAACGGATCGCCGCGGCGGCCGGGGCGAAGAAAATCCTCTCCGAACTCGGCGGGAACAACGCCACGATCATCTGCGCGGACGCGGACGCGCAGGCCGCTGCGAAGGCCGTCGTGGCCGGCGCGTTCGGGGTGGCCGGGCAGAACTGCCTGTCGGTCCAGCGGGTCTACGTCCACACCTCCCTGTTCGACCAGGTCCTGGGGCTCGTCACCACGGGCACGAGGGTGCTGCGGACCGGGCCGAAACTTAACCGGGCCACCGACGTGGGCCCGCTGATCTCCGAGGCCGAGGCCCGCCGCGTGGAGGAATGGGTGAACGAAGCCACAGCGGCCGGCGCCACCATCCACGCCGGCGGCACCCGCCGCGGCGCCTACTACGAACCCACGGTCCTGACCGATGTGCCCTCGGACGCCCGGGTGATCCGGGACGAGGTCTTCGGACCGGTGGTCAGCATCCTGCCGTTCATCGAGGTCCGCGACGCCGTGTTCGCGGCCAACAACACCGAGTTCGGCCTCCAGGCCGGCGTCTTCACCCAGTCCATCGACCTGGCCCTGGCGATCGCGGAGAAACTGCACGTGGGCGCCGTGGTCATCAACGAGACCAGCGACGTCCGGATCGACTCCATGCCCTTTGGCGGGTTCAAGAAATCCGGCGTCGGCCGCGAAGGCGTCAGCCACGCGGTCCGCGAAATGACCGAACCCAAAAACACCATCATCAACCTCGGCGAGCCACAGGCCCGCTGGCAGGTCCTGGGCGGCCTGACCGAACGGACAGCATGA
- a CDS encoding haloacid dehalogenase type II, producing the protein MADSNRPKYISFDIYGTLINWDTDSTTRRLLAGRLPEEQWPAFKKVFRGYRFDEVLGDYKPYEEILQNSFDRVCKFFGIGPTPGAGAEFADAVRGFGAHDDVPAPLKLMGDNYKLVALSNADDSFLEISIPKLGADFHAVLTAEQAQAYKPRYQAFEYMLDTLNAKPEDFLHIASHTRYDMHPMHDMGFRNLWVLDRGYDPITGGYDYNAVKSLDEINKHLGL; encoded by the coding sequence ATGGCAGACTCCAACCGGCCGAAGTACATTTCTTTTGATATCTACGGCACACTGATCAACTGGGATACCGATTCCACTACCCGCCGGCTGCTCGCCGGCCGTCTGCCCGAAGAGCAGTGGCCTGCGTTCAAGAAGGTTTTCCGCGGGTACCGGTTCGACGAGGTCCTTGGCGATTACAAGCCCTACGAGGAGATCCTCCAGAATTCCTTCGACCGCGTATGCAAGTTCTTTGGCATTGGGCCCACCCCTGGTGCGGGCGCGGAGTTCGCTGACGCTGTACGCGGCTTTGGTGCCCACGATGACGTGCCGGCTCCGCTGAAGCTCATGGGCGACAACTACAAGCTGGTGGCTCTGTCCAACGCAGACGACAGCTTCCTGGAGATCAGCATTCCCAAGCTCGGTGCTGACTTCCACGCCGTGTTGACAGCTGAGCAGGCCCAGGCTTACAAGCCGCGCTACCAGGCCTTCGAGTACATGCTCGATACCTTGAACGCCAAGCCCGAGGACTTCCTGCACATCGCCTCGCACACTCGCTACGACATGCACCCGATGCATGACATGGGCTTCCGGAACCTCTGGGTGCTGGACCGTGGCTACGACCCCATCACCGGTGGCTACGACTACAACGCCGTTAAGTCCCTGGACGAGATCAACAAGCACCTCGGTCTGTAA
- a CDS encoding GntR family transcriptional regulator, whose amino-acid sequence MVEQIKIVHSSTVQQVADGLTAMILSGGLKPGERLRESLLADNLGLSRNTVREAVRIVQAGGLIRHRANQGAIVWDPTDAEIMDVYNARYHLETTAARSISESTSMDEVHAAMEEFRAVLKSGDPFKIVEKDLAVHSAIVGLLGSQKLRTFYQQLVTELRYFMFVLSIEHHEYEDPDTLESEHQNIVDALDSRDPVLAEKVVSDTIIQYRESIREIIAQRHPAS is encoded by the coding sequence ATGGTTGAGCAGATAAAGATAGTCCATTCATCTACGGTGCAGCAGGTCGCAGATGGTCTCACAGCCATGATCCTTAGCGGGGGTCTCAAGCCAGGGGAACGCCTCAGGGAGAGTCTCCTCGCGGACAACCTGGGGCTTTCCCGGAACACTGTTCGTGAAGCCGTCCGCATAGTTCAAGCGGGCGGCCTCATTCGCCACCGCGCCAATCAGGGCGCTATCGTGTGGGACCCCACCGACGCCGAAATCATGGACGTCTACAACGCCCGGTACCACCTGGAGACCACTGCTGCGCGGAGCATCTCCGAAAGCACCTCCATGGACGAAGTCCACGCCGCCATGGAGGAGTTCCGGGCCGTTTTGAAGAGCGGCGATCCGTTCAAGATTGTCGAGAAGGACCTGGCGGTTCACAGCGCGATTGTCGGACTCCTCGGAAGCCAGAAGTTGAGGACCTTCTATCAGCAATTAGTGACCGAACTGAGGTACTTCATGTTTGTTCTTTCCATTGAACATCACGAGTACGAGGACCCGGACACACTCGAATCTGAGCACCAAAACATAGTTGATGCGCTTGACTCGCGTGACCCTGTCCTGGCGGAGAAGGTCGTCTCCGATACGATCATCCAATATCGGGAATCGATCCGGGAAATTATCGCCCAACGGCACCCAGCAAGCTAA
- a CDS encoding D-2-hydroxyacid dehydrogenase — MRTGAPAPKRPVVAALYREALPPRLAEVEELADVRLTKAEGLAEALDGADVLYQWHSFSPALRENWGAASTLKWIHVTAAGVSQLLFEELIRSNVVYTNSRGVLSTAIAEFALGFVLDMAKDSQGSFRLQQEQRWQHRTTRKIQGQTALVVGTGSIGREIARLFRAVGMDVDGAGRTARPGDTAFDRIHSSRDLATVVHDYDYVVLAAPLTADTQNLVGAEVLTAMKPSARLINVGRGQLVDTAALTEALTSGSIAGAALDVVHPEPLPAGHALWSIENVIITPHMCGDTENYLDDLGKLFVENLKRYRNGEPLENIVDKELGFVPAD; from the coding sequence ATGAGGACCGGCGCCCCAGCACCCAAGCGGCCCGTCGTCGCCGCTCTTTACCGGGAGGCGCTCCCGCCCCGGCTGGCAGAGGTCGAGGAGCTCGCGGACGTCCGGCTGACCAAGGCAGAGGGCCTCGCGGAGGCGCTGGACGGAGCCGACGTGCTCTACCAGTGGCATTCGTTCTCGCCGGCACTGCGGGAGAACTGGGGCGCCGCGTCCACCCTGAAATGGATCCACGTCACGGCAGCCGGTGTCAGCCAGCTCCTGTTCGAGGAACTGATCCGCAGCAACGTTGTCTACACCAACTCCCGCGGCGTGCTCAGCACAGCCATCGCCGAGTTCGCGCTCGGCTTTGTCCTGGACATGGCCAAAGACTCCCAGGGCTCTTTCCGGTTGCAGCAGGAACAGCGCTGGCAGCACCGGACCACCCGCAAAATCCAGGGCCAAACCGCCCTGGTGGTCGGCACCGGCTCCATCGGCCGGGAAATAGCCCGGCTCTTCCGCGCCGTCGGCATGGACGTGGACGGCGCCGGAAGAACAGCCCGGCCGGGAGACACGGCCTTTGACCGGATCCACTCCTCCCGCGACCTCGCCACGGTAGTTCACGACTACGATTACGTGGTCCTGGCAGCCCCGCTGACCGCCGACACCCAAAACCTGGTCGGCGCCGAAGTCCTCACAGCCATGAAACCCTCGGCCCGGCTCATCAATGTGGGCCGCGGCCAACTGGTGGATACCGCGGCGCTGACGGAGGCCCTGACGTCGGGGTCCATCGCCGGAGCAGCCCTGGACGTTGTCCACCCGGAACCCCTCCCGGCCGGACACGCCCTCTGGAGCATCGAAAACGTCATCATCACCCCGCACATGTGCGGCGACACCGAGAACTACCTCGATGACCTCGGCAAGCTCTTCGTGGAAAACCTCAAACGCTACCGCAACGGCGAACCACTCGAAAACATCGTGGACAAAGAACTCGGATTCGTCCCCGCCGACTAA
- a CDS encoding aspartate aminotransferase family protein encodes MGNTPQTIRKPSRAMINGFDPNRLGELPDQMQKSIRRRDQSLGPSYRLFYDTPIEIVRGKGVTLFDPEGNEYLDVYNNVPSVGHAHPKVIAAVHEQMQTLNTNTRYVQESILDYSEQLLSTFPAELGNVMFTCTGSEANDLAMRVAKYVTGNQGIIVTSGAYHGLTAEVSSFSPSLGIGVPLGANVRVIDAPDALRFSSDKGSLEDHLRNQVRAAIADLHRHGIGLAAFIADSIFSSDGVFAGPAGFLRPIIEEVHAAGGLYIADEVQPGFGRTGAEWWGFQRHGIVPDIVTIGKPMGNGIPVAAAIFKPELLVEFGKNIRYFNTFGGNSVAIAAAQAVLDVIREESLIENALKVGEKIITGLKDLSQGLDQVAEVRGSGFFIGVDLVTDRASLTPDGQAAAAIVNSLREDRILISACGAQGNVLKLRPPMPFSSSDADRLLEGMGRAFNSLR; translated from the coding sequence ATGGGCAACACTCCCCAAACCATCCGCAAGCCTTCCCGGGCCATGATCAATGGCTTTGATCCCAACCGCCTCGGTGAGCTCCCGGATCAGATGCAGAAAAGCATCCGACGGCGGGACCAGAGCCTGGGACCGAGTTACCGGCTCTTCTATGACACCCCGATCGAAATCGTCCGCGGCAAGGGCGTGACGCTCTTTGACCCGGAGGGAAACGAGTACCTGGACGTGTACAACAACGTCCCATCGGTGGGCCACGCCCACCCAAAGGTCATCGCAGCCGTCCACGAGCAGATGCAGACCCTGAATACCAACACCCGGTACGTCCAGGAATCCATCCTCGATTACTCCGAGCAGCTCCTCTCCACCTTCCCGGCCGAGCTAGGCAACGTCATGTTCACCTGCACCGGATCCGAAGCCAATGACCTCGCCATGCGCGTGGCCAAATACGTCACCGGAAACCAAGGCATCATCGTCACTTCCGGCGCGTACCACGGCCTGACAGCGGAAGTATCATCCTTCTCGCCGTCCCTGGGTATCGGTGTGCCGCTGGGCGCGAACGTGCGGGTCATCGACGCCCCCGACGCCCTGCGGTTCTCATCGGATAAAGGGTCGCTGGAGGATCACCTGCGGAACCAGGTGCGTGCCGCCATCGCCGATCTTCACCGGCACGGCATCGGACTGGCGGCCTTCATCGCCGACAGCATCTTCTCCTCCGACGGTGTCTTCGCCGGCCCGGCAGGCTTCCTGCGCCCCATCATCGAAGAAGTACACGCCGCCGGCGGCCTGTACATCGCCGATGAAGTCCAGCCCGGCTTTGGCCGTACCGGAGCTGAATGGTGGGGTTTCCAACGCCACGGCATCGTCCCGGACATCGTGACCATCGGCAAGCCCATGGGCAACGGGATCCCCGTTGCGGCGGCCATCTTCAAACCCGAACTGCTCGTGGAATTCGGCAAGAACATCCGCTACTTCAACACCTTCGGCGGAAACTCCGTAGCCATCGCCGCCGCCCAGGCCGTCCTGGACGTGATCCGCGAGGAATCACTGATCGAAAACGCCCTCAAGGTGGGCGAGAAGATCATCACCGGGCTCAAAGACCTCTCCCAGGGCCTGGACCAGGTGGCAGAAGTCCGCGGAAGCGGCTTCTTCATCGGTGTCGACCTCGTCACCGATCGGGCCTCACTCACACCCGACGGGCAGGCGGCCGCGGCCATCGTGAACTCCCTTCGGGAAGACCGGATCCTCATCTCCGCCTGCGGCGCCCAAGGAAACGTCCTCAAGCTCCGCCCCCCAATGCCCTTCTCCAGCAGCGACGCCGACCGCCTGCTCGAAGGAATGGGCCGCGCCTTCAATTCACTGCGCTAA
- a CDS encoding NAD(P)/FAD-dependent oxidoreductase — MKLNPYWLDTAEPSGDYRRTPVPENVDVAIIGAGFTGLSAALEFAQQGASVAVFERHTVGWGASGRNGGMATTGLAIGFGTAVKRYGATRAVEMFREYNDAIDSIEKLVHDNGIECDYKRDGKLSLAFHKSHYEGFLRSQEKMAALADHHVTVIPKSEIHSEIGTDFYQGAMLDPLGAGLHVGKFVHGLGGAAVVAGADICEEAGVTELKKVSGTVHDVHTTRGITRAKQVLVATSGYTGNVTPWLQRRVIPVGSFIICTEPLPEDVVNRILPNRRMASDSKMLCYYFRITPDNRLLFGGRARFALSSPDSDVKSAEILRKAMLELFPYLSNAKVDYIWGGLVDLSMDQMVHAGVHDGLYYSLAYSGHGVQMAAHMGKRMAHYMAGDKSANVWEDLKNPPVPGHFGPPWFLPFIGGAAKIIDRFS; from the coding sequence GTGAAACTCAACCCCTATTGGCTGGACACTGCAGAACCGTCCGGGGACTACCGGCGAACCCCGGTACCCGAGAACGTCGACGTCGCCATTATCGGCGCCGGCTTCACCGGACTCTCCGCTGCCCTGGAATTTGCCCAGCAGGGCGCCAGCGTTGCAGTTTTCGAACGCCACACCGTGGGGTGGGGCGCATCGGGCCGCAACGGGGGAATGGCGACGACCGGGTTGGCCATCGGTTTCGGCACGGCGGTGAAGCGCTACGGTGCCACGCGTGCCGTGGAGATGTTCCGTGAATACAACGACGCCATCGACAGCATCGAGAAGCTGGTGCATGACAATGGCATTGAGTGCGACTACAAGCGGGACGGGAAGCTCTCGCTGGCCTTCCACAAGTCCCACTACGAAGGCTTCCTGAGGTCGCAGGAGAAGATGGCCGCCCTGGCCGACCACCATGTCACCGTTATCCCCAAGTCTGAGATCCACAGCGAAATCGGTACGGACTTCTACCAGGGGGCCATGCTTGACCCGCTGGGAGCAGGGCTGCATGTGGGCAAGTTTGTGCATGGGTTGGGCGGGGCGGCTGTCGTCGCCGGGGCTGATATCTGCGAGGAAGCCGGTGTCACGGAGCTGAAGAAGGTTTCCGGCACTGTGCACGACGTGCACACCACCCGGGGCATCACGCGGGCCAAGCAGGTCTTGGTGGCCACCAGCGGTTACACCGGCAACGTCACCCCGTGGCTGCAGCGTCGGGTGATCCCGGTGGGCAGCTTCATCATCTGCACCGAGCCGTTGCCCGAAGACGTGGTCAACCGGATCCTGCCGAACAGGCGCATGGCGTCGGACAGCAAGATGCTCTGTTACTACTTCCGAATTACACCCGATAACAGGCTGCTGTTCGGCGGCCGGGCCCGTTTCGCGCTGTCCAGCCCGGACTCGGACGTCAAGAGCGCCGAGATCCTCCGCAAGGCCATGCTCGAGCTCTTCCCTTACCTCTCCAACGCCAAGGTGGACTACATCTGGGGCGGCCTGGTGGACCTCTCCATGGACCAGATGGTTCATGCCGGTGTCCACGACGGGCTTTACTACTCCTTGGCCTACAGCGGACACGGCGTGCAGATGGCTGCCCACATGGGTAAGCGGATGGCTCACTACATGGCTGGCGACAAGAGCGCCAACGTGTGGGAAGACCTGAAGAATCCGCCCGTGCCGGGCCACTTCGGCCCGCCGTGGTTCCTGCCCTTCATCGGCGGGGCCGCCAAGATCATCGACCGCTTCAGCTAG